A region of Nostoc sp. 'Peltigera membranacea cyanobiont' N6 DNA encodes the following proteins:
- the cas8a1 gene encoding type I-MYXAN CRISPR-associated Cas8a1/Cmx1 — translation MSVVASVVNPKIQLNLGDPSITWIHRVGIAGLWMTLKQLEKLYPIPAERPGNLTWLLTPRSISLEWQGQDFVVLDWLLKQSFQINEEGLISLTGLNTHSINIETQINIHLGITGTFLQHNQVFKFDGGKSWSLIVDGIEIDVEYKKAVSYAHQHFAKQLCDKQGQLLGQSIGVAGWLYPGSVVRHVAFTKETRFEEKPQLAFALLYALVACHYFVLRSHTKLEQTQYALVIPEVVDLEIYAQEYWNLGNLDYKDFHVSSLGDAALKFLTYETIVELAIPDQEKRCQVMLFGTVIWSKQQKTRIEIAVVEATEIMDFIYKLSRISFPEYQIIEYKNKNFIISNMFRGTIADNLVKGFPWWANLYTIFKNKNLFKFITNDGVYKMIQNAEWNLESQKLFIKACHEALKKIYAKIYGRTNEGQYAQIERENIRILSQLGRCTNAENFRKFIAEFWGRAGQLSILEKHWEELLPLTSGIMDWKVARDLTFIALASYPKSNMVEKQILEISDSNSE, via the coding sequence ATGTCCGTAGTAGCTAGTGTTGTCAACCCCAAAATTCAGTTAAATTTGGGCGATCCAAGCATAACTTGGATACATCGTGTTGGCATAGCAGGACTCTGGATGACGCTTAAGCAACTAGAAAAACTATACCCAATACCTGCGGAACGACCTGGTAATTTAACTTGGTTGCTGACTCCTCGTAGTATTAGCCTTGAATGGCAAGGGCAGGATTTCGTAGTTTTAGACTGGCTGCTAAAGCAATCTTTTCAGATTAATGAAGAAGGTCTAATTTCGCTGACAGGCTTAAATACGCATTCAATCAATATTGAAACCCAAATTAATATTCATTTGGGAATAACAGGAACGTTTCTCCAACATAACCAGGTTTTTAAATTTGACGGCGGTAAATCCTGGTCATTAATAGTTGATGGTATAGAAATCGATGTCGAGTATAAGAAAGCAGTTTCCTATGCTCATCAACATTTTGCTAAACAACTCTGTGATAAACAAGGTCAATTATTAGGACAATCAATTGGTGTAGCAGGGTGGCTATATCCAGGATCTGTAGTTCGTCATGTCGCTTTTACAAAAGAAACTAGGTTTGAAGAGAAACCACAATTGGCTTTTGCTCTTTTATATGCTCTTGTTGCTTGCCACTATTTTGTTTTGCGATCGCATACCAAACTGGAACAGACACAATATGCCCTAGTTATACCTGAAGTGGTTGACTTAGAAATTTATGCCCAGGAATACTGGAATTTGGGAAACTTAGATTACAAGGATTTCCATGTATCTAGCTTGGGAGATGCTGCATTAAAATTCCTTACTTACGAAACAATTGTAGAATTGGCTATACCCGATCAAGAAAAACGATGCCAGGTCATGTTGTTTGGAACGGTGATTTGGTCAAAGCAGCAAAAAACTCGCATAGAAATAGCAGTGGTAGAAGCGACTGAAATAATGGATTTTATCTATAAGCTTAGTCGGATTTCTTTTCCAGAGTACCAAATTATTGAGTATAAAAATAAAAATTTTATCATTAGCAATATGTTTAGGGGAACAATTGCCGATAACTTAGTAAAGGGCTTCCCTTGGTGGGCTAATTTATATACAATCTTTAAAAATAAAAATTTATTTAAATTTATTACTAATGATGGAGTTTATAAGATGATTCAAAACGCTGAATGGAATCTAGAAAGTCAAAAACTCTTTATTAAAGCTTGTCATGAGGCATTGAAGAAAATATACGCTAAAATTTATGGACGAACGAATGAAGGTCAATATGCTCAAATTGAGCGAGAGAATATACGTATTTTATCGCAACTAGGACGTTGTACAAATGCTGAAAATTTTCGGAAATTTATTGCAGAGTTTTGGGGAAGAGCAGGTCAACTTTCCATTTTAGAAAAACATTGGGAAGAATTACTGCCATTAACTTCTGGGATAATGGATTGGAAAGTTGCCAGAGATTTAACTTTTATTGCTCTTGCTAGTTATCCAAAAAGCAATATGGTTGAGAAACAAATATTGGAAATCTCTGATTCTAATAGTGAATAA
- a CDS encoding DevR family CRISPR-associated autoregulator, with product MFHLFGNILTSYGTAANNRGENEGNITPLQKLNWKGEVHTIVSSEAIRWALRYYWQNVGYPVNRRWDENAQPVADHLWQDLNFDDIRFIDDDVLGFMQAEAAKVEASDESGGDAEEASQDENKKSSKGKDKQTSPRKGKQKPKGKITARRGVLEVTRAVSMIPFMGDITFNAVSGVKRRNSLYATEIHATRYQYGFALTPDSLKDKSRIHAVLDGLISIGEVAGNHARFLYDFSPESIVLRWTHDFSPRFLYCFEQDELGNMSISNLVRQVEVGDIDPKELWIGGLISHGLEDLGANVFPGVKSAVKALKQVIAEDLQLSSGSD from the coding sequence ATGTTTCATTTATTCGGCAATATTTTGACTAGCTATGGAACCGCAGCTAATAATCGTGGGGAAAATGAAGGTAATATAACTCCCTTGCAAAAATTGAATTGGAAAGGTGAAGTTCATACTATTGTTTCATCTGAGGCGATTCGTTGGGCGTTACGGTACTACTGGCAAAATGTTGGCTATCCGGTGAATCGACGTTGGGATGAGAACGCTCAACCAGTAGCGGATCATCTTTGGCAAGACCTCAACTTTGATGATATTCGCTTCATTGATGATGATGTTTTGGGATTTATGCAGGCTGAAGCAGCAAAAGTGGAAGCGTCAGATGAGTCTGGAGGCGATGCCGAGGAAGCATCTCAAGATGAGAACAAAAAAAGTTCTAAAGGTAAGGATAAGCAAACTTCTCCACGTAAGGGCAAGCAAAAGCCTAAAGGAAAAATAACTGCTAGACGAGGTGTATTAGAAGTTACTCGTGCAGTATCAATGATACCTTTTATGGGAGACATTACCTTTAATGCTGTTAGTGGAGTAAAAAGACGAAATTCTCTTTATGCCACAGAGATTCATGCTACTCGTTATCAATATGGTTTTGCATTGACACCTGATAGCCTCAAAGATAAATCTCGCATCCATGCTGTTCTAGATGGTTTGATTTCGATTGGTGAAGTGGCGGGAAATCATGCCCGTTTTTTGTATGATTTCTCCCCTGAAAGCATTGTACTGCGGTGGACACATGATTTTTCTCCTCGTTTTCTATATTGCTTTGAGCAAGACGAACTGGGAAATATGTCAATATCAAACTTAGTGCGACAGGTAGAAGTAGGAGATATTGATCCCAAAGAATTATGGATTGGAGGCTTAATTTCTCATGGCTTAGAAGATTTGGGAGCAAATGTGTTTCCTGGAGTGAAGTCGGCAGTCAAAGCATTAAAACAGGTCATTGCTGAAGATTTGCAGTTGTCATCGGGGAGCGATTAA
- the cas5 gene encoding type I-MYXAN CRISPR-associated protein Cas5/Cmx5/DevS, producing MTTVALKVEVPIACFRQSRAREYAETYPVPPPSTVYGMLLSLIGETDRYKHCGTQLAIALLSKPEKSIVIRTFRRFKTKDIHHPKNAKPDYQELLTNVEFVVWVKTDKAKPTLAELLQQAFANPASINRFGGLCLGESRDLVNTVTLLPEKYHSESLWWLVTDEDGSLTLPYWVDHVGSKRTRWQCYELQESQVWQPPDLSWTTIQTS from the coding sequence ATGACGACAGTTGCTTTGAAAGTTGAAGTACCTATTGCTTGTTTTCGCCAATCCCGTGCTAGAGAATACGCTGAAACGTATCCAGTGCCACCACCTTCTACAGTGTACGGGATGTTACTTTCTCTGATTGGTGAGACAGATCGTTATAAGCATTGTGGAACTCAATTAGCGATCGCGCTCTTGTCTAAACCAGAAAAATCTATTGTAATTCGGACTTTTCGTAGGTTTAAAACGAAAGATATCCACCACCCTAAGAATGCTAAACCTGATTACCAAGAGTTGCTAACGAACGTTGAGTTTGTAGTTTGGGTGAAAACAGACAAAGCAAAGCCTACTTTAGCAGAACTTTTGCAGCAGGCATTTGCGAACCCAGCTTCTATTAATCGATTTGGTGGACTGTGTTTAGGTGAAAGTCGGGATCTAGTCAATACTGTTACCCTTTTACCTGAGAAGTATCATAGTGAGTCTTTGTGGTGGTTAGTTACAGATGAAGATGGTTCGCTAACCTTACCCTATTGGGTTGACCATGTTGGGTCTAAGAGAACACGCTGGCAGTGTTATGAGCTTCAAGAGTCCCAAGTATGGCAACCACCTGATTTATCGTGGACTACGATTCAAACTAGTTGA
- a CDS encoding TnsD family Tn7-like transposition protein, with the protein MLGFFPAPYPDEILYSILARYHIRSGNTSPKITLRELFNSQDVIATVDLPSNLNSLIENLQFISNYQVEDLIYKYTLYPFYSVFLPPKRASQVMESMKADFGGDIHTRTGIMASSLKMQRYLRFCPKCLEEDLQNYGESYWHRLHQTPGVLVCPVHGVTLQDSTIPIQGFNRHEYHAASQENCPVVPIQQAYSQETLKKLRLLAQDISWLITSNLFSRELEWFQRKYIALLTEKDFATATGRVNQKRLLDNFLFFYGAEVLEAVNSMVNYENEQNWLFSIVRKHRKSFHPIRHLLIIRFLTNSIEEFFNTDYQYKPFGEGPWLCLNAAVDHYLKPVITNLVVTHCLDNKKPLGTFSCSCGMVYCRTGPDETDEDKQRIGKVKTYGQFWEQKLKELVEIQKLGLRETAKQLKVDSRTVKRYTAILKLKTFWKSSEENQLVDSQEVLDSNLNLASDDKIKYREVWNALQQQYPEASKTTLRGLGKGTYIWLYRNDKEWLNKNSPSLKVPLPCVGKVDWTERDKQVLEKVKTAVRTLLSAEKPARITICRIGKSISLLALLEKHLAEMPLTKVYLESVTETVEDFQIRRIKWAIKRLDDCGEEIQPWKVIRLAALRENCSERVQAALESELYKQPN; encoded by the coding sequence ATGCTTGGCTTTTTTCCAGCCCCTTATCCAGATGAAATTTTATACAGTATTTTGGCTCGTTACCACATTAGGAGTGGTAACACTAGTCCAAAAATAACTCTAAGGGAGCTATTTAATTCTCAAGATGTAATAGCTACTGTTGACTTACCTTCTAACCTTAATTCGTTGATTGAGAATCTACAATTTATCTCGAATTATCAAGTAGAAGATTTGATATATAAATATACCCTCTATCCTTTCTACAGTGTTTTTCTGCCACCGAAAAGAGCTAGTCAGGTGATGGAGTCTATGAAAGCAGATTTCGGAGGAGATATTCATACCAGAACCGGAATTATGGCGAGTTCGTTAAAGATGCAGAGGTATCTGCGATTTTGCCCAAAATGTTTGGAAGAAGATTTGCAAAACTATGGGGAGTCCTACTGGCATAGACTACATCAAACACCAGGGGTTCTGGTTTGCCCAGTTCATGGTGTGACTTTGCAAGATAGCACAATTCCCATACAAGGTTTTAACAGGCATGAATACCATGCTGCAAGCCAAGAAAACTGTCCTGTTGTACCGATACAACAGGCTTACAGTCAAGAGACTTTAAAGAAATTGCGACTGCTGGCTCAAGATATTTCATGGTTGATAACTAGTAATCTTTTCTCTAGAGAACTAGAGTGGTTTCAAAGAAAATATATAGCTTTATTAACTGAAAAAGATTTTGCAACGGCAACCGGGCGAGTAAACCAGAAGAGACTACTAGATAATTTCTTGTTCTTTTATGGTGCTGAAGTGCTTGAGGCTGTTAACTCAATGGTGAATTACGAAAATGAGCAAAACTGGCTATTCAGCATTGTTAGGAAGCATAGAAAGTCATTTCATCCCATCAGACATCTACTCATAATTAGATTTCTGACGAATTCTATCGAGGAATTTTTCAACACGGATTACCAGTACAAACCTTTTGGTGAAGGGCCTTGGCTGTGTCTAAATGCTGCGGTAGACCATTATCTTAAGCCAGTAATAACTAATCTTGTTGTCACTCACTGTTTGGATAATAAAAAGCCGTTAGGTACTTTTTCTTGTTCCTGTGGGATGGTTTATTGCAGGACTGGCCCTGATGAAACTGATGAAGATAAGCAGCGAATTGGTAAAGTCAAAACATACGGTCAATTCTGGGAGCAAAAGCTAAAAGAACTGGTGGAAATCCAAAAATTAGGTCTACGAGAGACAGCAAAACAACTCAAGGTCGATTCCAGAACAGTAAAACGTTATACTGCCATACTTAAGCTAAAAACTTTTTGGAAATCTTCAGAGGAAAATCAGCTAGTAGACTCACAGGAAGTTTTAGACTCAAATCTAAATTTAGCCAGTGATGACAAAATCAAATACAGGGAAGTTTGGAACGCTTTACAACAGCAGTACCCAGAAGCCTCAAAAACTACTTTGAGGGGATTAGGTAAGGGAACCTATATTTGGCTATACAGAAACGACAAAGAGTGGCTCAACAAAAATTCGCCTTCTTTAAAAGTGCCTCTCCCTTGCGTCGGTAAAGTTGACTGGACAGAAAGGGACAAGCAAGTTCTCGAAAAGGTAAAAACTGCTGTACGAACACTTCTGAGTGCAGAAAAACCCGCAAGAATCACTATTTGTAGGATAGGGAAAAGTATTAGCTTACTGGCACTACTCGAAAAACATTTGGCAGAAATGCCACTGACTAAGGTTTATTTAGAATCAGTCACAGAAACTGTAGAGGATTTTCAGATTCGGCGTATTAAGTGGGCAATTAAGCGGCTTGATGATTGCGGAGAAGAAATTCAGCCTTGGAAGGTGATTAGACTGGCTGCGCTACGAGAAAATTGCTCTGAGAGAGTACAAGCAGCTCTAGAAAGTGAGCTTTATAAGCAACCGAATTAA
- a CDS encoding helix-turn-helix domain-containing protein gives MGNKGEKETKTYIYIADVVSVVWNQDRGGVLKRLRGKKSRQKLADEIAARGGECSHQNLKKLEYGESESVSLKVLESICTALQISVSEFLSTVEVTN, from the coding sequence ATGGGCAATAAGGGTGAAAAAGAAACAAAAACATATATTTATATTGCAGATGTTGTATCTGTAGTTTGGAACCAAGATAGAGGTGGAGTTTTAAAGCGATTGCGCGGTAAAAAATCGCGTCAGAAACTAGCTGATGAAATTGCTGCCAGAGGTGGCGAATGCTCCCATCAAAACTTGAAAAAATTAGAATATGGTGAGTCTGAAAGCGTTTCTTTAAAAGTATTAGAATCTATTTGTACTGCATTACAAATATCGGTAAGCGAGTTTTTAAGCACGGTCGAAGTGACAAATTAA
- a CDS encoding BrxE family protein, with amino-acid sequence MAQTLVIRTDIPIITLRLQVLVLALGEVSTWWRTQYLSSAGLKFLERIYPRTAFAAAIHAAGTAARPVHDASTGSNQIYHLFRLPISIEREVQLLLAKTQGASLALEVKPALGDKDKLMTMLDSLATEKSKVAVGALRLGSSADAYQLATYKRMAGAYLRGFQTGDRIFPYMEADQE; translated from the coding sequence ATGGCACAAACTCTAGTAATACGCACGGATATTCCTATCATAACCCTTCGCCTTCAGGTACTTGTGCTGGCTTTGGGGGAAGTTTCAACATGGTGGCGAACTCAATATCTTTCTTCTGCTGGACTAAAATTTTTAGAAAGAATTTATCCACGCACAGCTTTTGCCGCAGCTATCCATGCTGCTGGTACGGCAGCACGTCCTGTTCACGATGCTAGTACTGGCAGTAACCAAATCTACCATCTGTTTCGCCTTCCTATTTCTATAGAACGGGAAGTTCAACTCCTACTAGCAAAGACGCAAGGAGCAAGTTTGGCGTTAGAAGTCAAACCTGCACTTGGGGATAAAGACAAGTTGATGACAATGTTAGATTCCCTTGCAACAGAAAAGTCTAAGGTAGCGGTTGGTGCATTACGTTTGGGAAGCAGTGCAGACGCATACCAACTGGCAACCTACAAACGGATGGCAGGAGCATATCTAAGAGGTTTTCAAACAGGCGATCGCATCTTTCCCTACATGGAGGCAGACCAGGAGTGA
- a CDS encoding BrxA family protein has translation MTSGDAVQKSPRYSIAIVCKGTAMVNETRHLIQQWHPTENVDTFVRRVQAEDLLGRQTAQRAKDIARKVFAARFLLPNNKPARLLKQIVEAGLPHKTFVEILFLFACRADNLLYDFTLNIYWAAVAQRRKKIFTQDVLDFFESAAVDGRILSPWSEGTQVRTARGLLATLRDVGFLRNVSHGKSEREIVPYYISDEGVACLARYLHESGISNSALCEHRDWSLFGLNREQVCDRLDQLGEHRGLIIQKAGSVVSITWKINFMEELINPTFRTSISSISKLR, from the coding sequence ATGACATCGGGTGACGCAGTGCAAAAGTCACCTCGTTACAGTATTGCGATTGTCTGTAAGGGAACTGCAATGGTGAACGAGACTCGCCATTTAATTCAACAATGGCATCCTACAGAAAATGTAGATACATTTGTTAGACGCGTTCAAGCTGAGGATCTGCTGGGACGGCAAACTGCCCAGCGAGCAAAGGATATTGCCCGAAAAGTTTTTGCAGCACGCTTTTTACTACCAAATAACAAACCTGCTCGACTCCTTAAACAAATTGTTGAGGCTGGTCTTCCCCATAAAACTTTCGTAGAAATATTATTTTTATTTGCGTGTCGTGCTGATAATTTATTGTATGATTTTACGCTAAATATTTACTGGGCAGCAGTAGCGCAAAGACGAAAGAAAATTTTCACGCAAGACGTTTTAGACTTCTTCGAGTCAGCTGCTGTTGATGGGCGAATTCTCTCTCCTTGGTCTGAGGGAACACAGGTGCGGACAGCCAGGGGATTGTTAGCAACGTTGCGCGATGTTGGCTTTTTACGCAACGTTAGTCATGGTAAATCAGAGCGAGAAATTGTTCCCTACTACATATCTGATGAAGGTGTAGCTTGCCTTGCACGATATCTCCATGAATCAGGAATTTCTAACTCAGCTTTGTGTGAACACCGAGACTGGAGTCTTTTTGGTCTAAATCGTGAACAAGTTTGCGATCGCCTAGATCAACTTGGAGAACATCGTGGATTAATCATACAAAAAGCTGGGTCAGTAGTCAGCATCACTTGGAAAATCAACTTTATGGAGGAACTTATTAATCCTACATTCCGCACTTCAATTAGTAGTATCAGTAAACTACGTTGA